One segment of Candidatus Methylomirabilota bacterium DNA contains the following:
- a CDS encoding outer membrane lipoprotein-sorting protein — MNDLHTTWTFRPFFMEGLSRGQDAQAAHRRFRSIVVAISLLILPTTGIAAPPPGTTPEEQGRHIFITQDNMDLGYRDAKATMSMTLLNAAGQESRRKMETQYMEVKHDGDKTMITFQYPRDIKGTGLLTFEHIERPDDQWLYLPALKRVKRIASKNKSGSFVGSEFSYEDITSNEPEKYTYKYLREDMHNGVPVWVVERYPKDPSSGYTKIITWVDQSNHQTVKQEYFDRRGAPLKVESDNGNTRYLGKFWRPSEIIMDNLQTKKKTILVFENWKFQQGLKPSVFTKRSLERQR, encoded by the coding sequence ATGAACGACCTGCACACCACCTGGACCTTTCGCCCCTTCTTTATGGAGGGCTTGTCCCGGGGGCAGGATGCCCAAGCTGCCCATCGCCGCTTTCGCTCGATTGTCGTGGCAATCTCACTCCTCATCCTCCCGACCACCGGGATTGCTGCGCCACCACCGGGAACAACGCCGGAAGAGCAAGGGCGGCATATCTTCATCACCCAGGATAATATGGATCTCGGCTATCGAGATGCCAAGGCGACGATGTCCATGACCCTGCTCAATGCGGCCGGGCAAGAGAGTCGTCGCAAGATGGAGACCCAATACATGGAGGTAAAACATGACGGGGATAAAACCATGATCACCTTTCAGTATCCCCGCGATATTAAGGGAACCGGATTGCTGACGTTCGAGCATATCGAGAGACCGGACGACCAGTGGCTTTATCTCCCCGCACTCAAGCGGGTCAAGCGCATTGCCTCCAAGAACAAAAGCGGAAGCTTCGTGGGCTCCGAGTTCAGCTATGAGGACATCACTTCAAACGAACCCGAGAAGTACACGTACAAATACCTCCGCGAAGACATGCACAACGGGGTACCCGTCTGGGTTGTCGAGCGGTACCCGAAAGATCCGAGCTCCGGCTATACCAAGATCATCACCTGGGTGGATCAGTCCAATCACCAGACTGTCAAGCAGGAGTATTTTGATCGCAGGGGTGCACCGCTCAAGGTCGAGTCCGACAACGGCAACACCCGCTATCTCGGCAAGTTCTGGAGACCGAGCGAGATCATCATGGACAACCTCCAGACCAAGAAGAAAACCATC